One window of Medicago truncatula cultivar Jemalong A17 chromosome 2, MtrunA17r5.0-ANR, whole genome shotgun sequence genomic DNA carries:
- the LOC11411050 gene encoding rho GDP-dissociation inhibitor 1, translating to MGLDDDNVKSDKEEEKSSCVVEGSDNEGAGGGNDSRYMSESSVAATEEEDDDEDRKIELGPQCTLKEQLEKDKDDESLRRWKEQLLGSVDINAVGETLEPEVKILSLAIKAADRPDIVLPIPEDGNPKGLWFTLKEGSKYRLMFTFQVNHNIVSGLKYTNTVWKTGIKVDSSKEMIGTFSPQTETYTHEMPEETTPSGMFARGAYSARSKFVDDDNKCYLEINYTFDIRKDWQ from the exons ATGGGTCTTGATGATGATAATGTGAAAAGTGAtaaggaagaagagaagagtTCTTGTGTTGTTGAAGGAAGTGATAATGAAGGTGCTGGTGGTGGTAACGATAGCAGATACATGAGTGAGAGTTCTGTTGCTGCTACTGAggaggaagatgatgatgaagatagGAAGATTGAGTTGGGTCCACAATGTACCTTAAAGGAACAACTTGAAAAGGAtaag GATGATGAGAGCTTGAGGAGGTGGAAGGAACAGCTTCTTGGAAGTGTTGACATCAATGCTGTTGGAG AAACTCTGGAGCCAGAAGTGAAGATTCTGAGCCTTGCAATAAAAGCTGCTGATAGACCTGATATAGTTCTTCCAATACCAGAAGATGGAAATCCAAAGGGTTTGTGGTTTACTTTGAAAGAAGGTAGCAAATACAGATTAATGTTCACTTTCCAGGTCAACCATAACATTGTTTCAGGTCTCAAGTACACCAACACTGTGTGGAAAACTGGTATCAAAG TTGATAGCAGTAAAGAAATGATTGGAACCTTCAGTCCTCAAACTGAGACTTACACTCATGAGATGCCTGAAGAGACAACACCATCTGGGATGTTTGCTAGAGGGGCATATTCAGCTAGAAGTAAG
- the LOC11410027 gene encoding uncharacterized protein gives MSLFSITGPIKCNNRIMSFSALPFSITNNNCCKYISLPRKLHRNVDIHYNSISSFSCQTSIHENLYPRKQRGLSFIAFDSKKNSEPVGEDNDQALDAVMKLYSAFKNKNIQELSEILADECRCVCNFLSFFQAFQGKTQVLEFFSHLIRLFGDNIQIVVKPTLHDGMNVGVHWKFEWNTIHIPLGKGFSFHICQTYRGKAVIKNIDMFMEPLLFLEPFMRLKMKASVQEILKISSLTGSEYGNKGKRIVLAVISLVALLFFFMKLAL, from the exons ATGTCTCTCTTTTCTATCACTGGTCCCATAAAATGTAATAATAGAATAATGTCATTTTCTGCACTACCCTTTTCTATTACCAATAATAATTGTTGCAAATATATTTCTCTTCCTAGAAAGCTACATAGAAATGTTGATATACATTACAACTctatttcttcattttcatgCCAAACTTCAATTCATGAAAATTTGTATCCTAGAAAGCAGAGAGGGTTATCTTTTATTGCTTTTGATTCTAAGAAGAACTCAGAACCAGTGGGAGAAGATAATGATCAAGCCCTAGATGCAGTTATGAAACTTTATTCtgccttcaaaaataaaaacatacaaGAATTGTCTGAGATACTTGCAGATGAATGTAGATGTGTGTGCAATTTCCTCTCATTCTTCCAAGCTTTCCAAGGAAAAACG CAAGTGTTGGAATTCTTTTCTCATTTGATACGTTTATTTGGTGACAACATTCAAATTGTGGTGAAACCCACTCTTCATGACGGCATGAATGTTGGGGTCCATTGGAAATTTG AATGGAACACTATACACATTCCTTTAGGCAAAGGTTTCAGCTTCCACATATGCCAAACTTACCGCGGAAAGGCAGTAATAAA GAATATTGATATGTTTATGGAGCCATTGCTCTTCTTGGAACCCTTCATGAGACTG AAAATGAAGGCAAGTGTCCAAGAGATCTTGAAGATAAGTTCATTAACAGGATCAGAATATGGGAATAAGGGAAAAAGAATTGTGCTTGCTGTGATATCTCTGGTTGCCTTATTATTCTTCTTCATGAAACTAGCTTTATAA